The proteins below come from a single Xyrauchen texanus isolate HMW12.3.18 chromosome 1, RBS_HiC_50CHRs, whole genome shotgun sequence genomic window:
- the LOC127648353 gene encoding astrocytic phosphoprotein PEA-15-like: MRNSWELSAQEQRHEKIMSEFSSLLSDLSENITNEDLEQLKSACKEDIPEEQSNSITSSKDWFSYLEKNDKLAPDNLYYIEHIFEISRRPDLLTRVIEYRTTVLKISEDDEIDTKLTRIPSAKKYKDIIRQPSEDEIIKLAPPPKKA; the protein is encoded by the exons atgagaaacagctgggaacTATCAGCGCAGGAACAGAGACacgaaaag ATTATGTCGGAATTCAGCTCACTGTTGAGTGATCTGTCTGAGAACATTACTAATGAAGACCTGGAGCAGCTGAAATCAGCCTGTAAGGAGGACATCCCTGAAGAGCAGAGCAACTCCATCACCTCCTCCAAAGACTGGTTCAGCTACCTGGAGAAGAATGACAAACTGGCAccag ATAACCTCTACTACATAGAGCACATCTTTGAGATCTCGCGGCGGCCTGACCTCTTGACCCGGGTCATTGAGTACCGCACGACCGTGCTAAAGATTTCCGAAGACGATGAGATTGACACCAAACTCACACGGATCCCCTCTGCGAAGAAATATAAGG ATATCATTCGTCAGCCATCAGAAGATGAGATCATCAAACTCGCTCCTCCACCGAAAAAAGCATGA